From the Flavobacterium gyeonganense genome, the window GGCGTGCCTCACACCGTAATGATGATGATTGGGCTTACCAGCAATGGGAAAAATACGGAGTAACTACGCTTCAATACAAAGTGGTCGATTTTAAAGTTGAAACTATTGATAAATACTCCGTTAGGGTTACTTCTACAACAAAAGCAGATGGTAAAGAAGGTTTTGGCGTTTATCATACGGCAACGTATTTAATTAAAGGTGATGGATCGATAAAAGTGGATAACGATGTTCAATTTGTTGGTTTGCGTATTAATTTGGCCCGAATTGGGGTACGAATGTTACTCGATAAAAAACTGGATCGCATGTCATTTTTTGGTAGGGGGCCATTCGAAAACTATTCTGATCGCAAAAGTTCAGCTGAAGTTGGCATTTATGAATTGGGAGTAAACGAGCAATACGAATATGAAAAACCAATGGAGCGAGGCAATCATGAAGAGGTTAGTTGGGCAAAATTAAGTGGTAAAGAAATGCCATCTCTTATGATAAAAGCAGATGAAAAACTGATGCAGGTAGCAGCACTTCCTCATACTGACGAGCAAATGCATCCCGTAGAATATAAAATTGATTTACCCCCAAGTACTGCAACAGTTTTCTGCGTTTCAACCAAAACATTAGGTGTTGGATCTGCCAGTTGTGGTCCAAGGCCTCTTGAAAAATATCAGGTTTTTGCAGTGCCAACAGAATTCACTTATACCATTAATTTATTTTGACCTGAATTGGTATATGAAATCGTTTTATACGTCAAGGAAATTGGCTTTAAAATAGAAGTCAAGTGGGTCCACTTATTAAAACAACTTTAATAATCATTTATGATGAAATGTATTTGTAAAACGATGAAAAAATGTACTTTATTTTTTAGTACGCTATTTTTTATATCGGTGTCCTTTTTGTGCAAAGCTCAAAATCCTATTATTCAAACTAAATATACTGCGGATCCGGCTCCATTTGTCTATAAGGATACGGTTTTCTTATATGTTAGTCATGACGAGGAGAATGCCGGCCCGGGTATGGGTAAATTCCTGATGAAAGACTGGCTGCTTTACACCTCTGTAGACATGGTCAACTGGACCGATCACGGAATGGTAGCTTCATTAAAAGATTTTAGCTGGGCAAAGCAGGACAATGGCGCATGGGCTCCGCAGTGTATTGAACGCAACGGGAAGTTTTACCTCTATTGCCCTATCCATATGAACGGTATAGGGGTTCTGGTAGCGGACAGCCCGTACGGTCCATTTAAAGACCCGCTTGGAAAACCCCTGATTAAAAACAGTATGGATGATATAGATCCTTCGGTTTATATCGATGATGACAAACAGGCTTATTTATACTGGGGAAACCCTAAAGTATATCATGTTAAGCTAAACGAAGATATGATTTCTTTTAAAGGAGACATAGTGGCTGAACAAATGACCATAGCGGAATTTGGCAAACGGGACGGACATCCAAAAAGGGCAACACAATATGAAGAGGGTCCCTGGTTTTATAAAAGGAATAATCTGTATTATATGGCTTTTGCCTCTACCTGCTGTCCTGAAGGAATAGGATATTCCATGAGTAAATCGCCAACAGGTCCTTGGGAATATAAGGGAAGTATAATGGACGGGGACAGCAGATCAAGCGGGAATCATCCGGGAATTATAGATTACAAAGGAAAATCCTATCTTTTTGGTTTCAATTTCCGTTTAAATTTCATGATTACCGATAAGCATCACGAAAGGCGCTCAGTGTGTGTAGAAGAATTTCAATACAATCCTGACGGGACTATACCTAAATTGCCCTGGTGGTCTGAAACCGGCGTGAAACCAGCGGGCGTATTAAATCCTTTTATACGTACAGAGGCGGAAACGATCGCCTGGAGCCAGGGACTCAAAACCATCAAAGGTGTAAATGGCATGTATGTTACAGATATTGATAACGGTGATTATATAAAAATTCAGGCAGTGGACTTTGGGAAAGGCGCAAAGAAATTTGAGGGTAGTATTGCCAGTATGTCACCGGATGCTGCAATTGAAATCCATCTAGACAGCCCCACGGGCACCTTATTAGGCGTGTTAAAAATCAAAACTACCGGAGGCAAATGGGTAAGCCAGTCTTGTACCGTAAAAAAACACGCAGGCATACATGATCTATACTTTGTTTTTAAGAGAGCGAGCAAAGGCCTTTTTGATTACGACTGGTGGAAGTTCACCAAATAAGTTACGATGAATTTCTCGGTTTTACTTCTAGGATAAAAAACGTGGATTTATGGATAGTTGCTCTCAAAACCTGGATAAGTGCAAACTGGGAATGCAAACCTATCGCATGATTTGGGTTTAAATAACTATTTTTACCGGCTTGCATTGGATTTGTAACGATGATCGTTAGCAAAATGCGATGTTCAATCTTACAATTTAAATATCCGCATCTAAATAATGCGAAAAATACGTTAACAATGAAGACATTTAAATTTTTAAAAAATAAATATAATGTTGAGCTCCTAATAGATATAGGCACTTATAAAGACATTCCATTTTATTTTTTTGAAAGTGAACTTCATCATACGGATTTTTATGAACTTATATTTTTCTCTAAAGGAAACGGCTATTTAGAACTTGATCAGCAAAGAATTGAAATTTCAGATAATACAGTCGTTTTTGTTTCTCCATATCAAAAAAGAAGATGGTTTTTGGACAAGACTAAAGTTGAATGTTATTTCCTGTTTTTTCAGGATAGCTTTCTGTCTAATTTCTTCTCAGATAAACTCTTCTCTTTCAGGCTGCAGTTTTTCTACAACAAAACCAAACCGCTCTATCTAAAAGTTAATGATGACTTCTTTAAACAGTTAACGAATATAATTAAGGAGCTGCTTAATGAGGTCAAAACATTTAGATCAGATGGTGAACATATTATAAGAGCACTGTTGAACTTTATATTAATCAAACTCAATCGATCCTATGCAGAGCATTACCTACTGTCTTCAGAAACAGAAAATAACAGCATTGCATTTATGTTTAAAGAGATTTTACAAAATGAAGTCCGTAAAATAAGAAATATCGACTATTATGCGCAACAGTTAGGTATCAGCAGGGTAACACTAAATAAATGCATCAAAAAGCAGTTCGGGGTTACCGTTTCTGAAATGGTAAATGAATTTATTCTCTTTGAAATAAAGTCTCTGCTAACTTATACCAAGCTAAATATAAATGAATTTCATATCAATTGCAGTTCTCACAGGCAAATCATTTAAAGCGTTTCTTCAAGGCGCAAACAGGAATCTCACCAAAAGAATTCAGAAATGCTTATCAAAATGGTAGTTCTGTTATCTAACTGGTAACTATTCTGTTTTACATGTATTATATATTTGTACATGAGAATATTTTTATCAAAAGACAGCAAGCATCCTTATCGAAATCACTATTAAATATGGTCTATTCTCAGTAGGAACCATTTAAACTGTCAGACAATTAAAAATAGCATTTCAATGAAAAAGCAAATCAAATTTAGCTATATGTTCGCTTTGATATTACTCCCCTGCTTTCTATTCGGTCAACGACAACAAACAGCGGAGGAGACTTTAAGATCATTAAGATAAATTATAAAAAATAAAACCATTACTAAACCTGTATCTCTTGGTAAATCCATCTGCTAATTTTGTGTTCTAATCTATAAAAAAAAATTATACTTATGAGAAAATCAATCATGAAAAATGTTTTATTGCAGGAATCAGCAACTGCTCGAGAAAGTTTAAAAATCGTTTATACTATCCTATTGCTGGCACTGAGTGCTTTGATTTTTTCTGCCTGTTCCAATGACGAAGGGGGAGGAAATACATCTGACTATTATTTTAAGGCTACCGTTGATGGCCGTGAAATAAATTACCATTCCGCAAAATTTCAAGGCGATGGCGGTACTGATAACATATGGGAACATGTCGTAGTTGGAGCTCATGAAACTTCATATACTTTTAATGGACCATTGCCTCCTTCTCTTGATTTTGAAATATGGTATAACGGTGGGAATATCGAACCCGGCGATTATATTAGTCCCACAGATGGGCGCTTGATAGTACGCTATGCTATCCAGACTTCCGAGGGAACGAATGTATATAATACATCCTGGCATGACTTGCCATTTAAGGTAACTATAGAAGCGATCAGCAAAGAAGGCATTAAAGGAACAATGGCGGGAACACTTCAAAACCAGCAAGGAGAAACCAGGATAATCACTAATGGTTCATTCAATCTTCCTTATGATCAGCTGGTAAATCCATAAAAGTGCCATAGAGTGCAGTCAAATAATTCATAGAAACAATGCTAAAAAATCGGGATCGAATTGAAGAATTGTTGAAGTAGGATATCGCGAGATTGTTAAAGTAGAGTCACACTAATAATTTCAGTCTCACAATTTATTTACTAACATCAAACCTATAATCATGCTAAAATATAAATCGCTTATAAAACTTCTTATTGTAATTATCTTATTGGCCGGAAGTTCTGCCAGCGCCCAGCTGGATGGCCTGCTTCAAAAAGTAAAGGATAAACCTGGGGAAGTAATTGAAAAAGAGACAAATAATAAAAGGTCCACAAAAAGCCATAAAAATTCCGGACGTACTGTCATTGCTTCTGGTGATTTTCATAAAGGAGATACGCTGATTTTTGATGAAGATTTTTCGAAATATAAAGCAGGTGCCTCCGCCGGGAGTTTTAAGACAAATGGTGCTGCGATTGTGGCCATTGTAGCCGGACAGAAAGGAAAATGGATGGTTTTGCAGGATAAAGCAACCTTCAAGCTTTCAAAGGGGCTCAAGTATCCAAAGCGATTTACTGTAGAATTTGACATATTGGCATCGGGAGATAAGATTACCGATATTTCGCCTATGTCCTTTGGTTTTGCAACAGATAATAGTGCCCGTGAGTATACCAGCAATGTGGGGTCATATGTAGAACTACACTATTATGACGCCAATCAGGTCAATATCGGCAGCAGCAATCCACAAAAATTTGTCAATACCACGTATGATCTTGCTCAGGACCTTAACCAGCATTTGCATGTTGCCTTAACTATTGATGGAGACACGATGGCTGTATATCTGAATAATGCAAAGCTTGCCGATACCGTTTTATTTAGTCCTGGCGCAGCTAAAAACTTTTTTATAACCGCTCCATGGGAATATAAAAACGGCGCTAAGGTCTTGGTTTCTAATTTTAAAATCTCAGCATTCAGAAATTGAGAAAGCAGAATATTGCAATGGCACAGAGCAATACTTAATCTATAATCATTGAGTTTCGCTCTCTTATAAAAACTCTTTACAACTGCTTTAGTCCGTATAATATTATGATGAAAAGAATACTTTTAATTATCTTGGTTTCTATTCCCCTTTTTGCTACTCCATCACCGAAGAAAACTTTTACAATCTGGGGAAGGATTGTCGATAGTGGATTTAGCCCTATTGAATCATTTTCGATTAAGGTTTTCGAACTTAATCCTTTTACAAATCAAAAAAAATAATCCAAGATTTTAAAGTCCGAAATGATAATGGAGAATTTTTAATAAAAAACCTTAACTCAGAAAATTATCTTATTGAAATTACAGTTGAAAATTATACTAGGTATAGCATCGTAAAAACACTTGGAAATAAAAACGAATCAGTCGGAGAAATCGTTTTGCAAAATACTTGGTAAAAATTATAAAAAATAGATCCGTTCTATTTCTGGAATTAGTATCGCTATTACACAAAAGCCAACTGATTGTTAAATACTATTTATTTATGTACTGCTCTTCCCATAGTCGTATAACTTTAATTCGTTCTAAGGAGGCAGTAAGTAAAGTCCTGTCTTTAAAAGGCTCTGGAATATCTTTTACACTCTTCTCACCGCTTATCAGCTGTGGAATTATCACTTGCAATTCTGACCACAGGAAACTTTCTTTCATTGCAATGGACTGCAAAATTACCATCTTATCTTTGAGAAACTCTAATTCTTTGGAGAGGTTTTCTTTTCCATAGACTGCATCAAACCGGATAATAAGATTGTCGACATCAGCCACCGTAGTCTTTACGCCATCAAAATTTTTATTTAGGTAATTATTGATTAGGTTTAATTTGGAATGATCCTCTTCAATATTATTGTTTATTGAGGTTGCAATGAATTCATTTCTTCTCTGAGCTACGGTAAAGATAGAATCTAGTTTGGAATTCCAGGAACTAATCTCTTTCTGCTCTATTTTCCTGTCATAAAGAATGGTTCTCTCAGTGCGTTCTTTAAGATAATTACCAGGTTCTATATAAACTTCCCGGGTGATCCAGTTATTAAACTTATCGTAGGTATATTTTAGCGTATATTCATTTGGAGTCTGGTTTTTATAAAACACGCCTACCACATCCCCTTGCTTATTTCTGACCAATTTGTGTGCGTTTTGAAAACCATATAAGGGCAAACGCAATTCAAAATTGGTAGTAAATATCTCCGGACTTACTACCGATGATCGACTATGTATTTGTAAAAGCTTTCCCTTATTATATTCAAGTCGATATTGCAAGTCATAACTTGCCCCTAGGAAATATGATTTCACAAGCAAAAGGTTGTTATCTTTAAACTCAAAATCCCAGGTCTTGTCTCCTGTTTTTTCAGTAATATGCTTGATATTTCCTTTTAAATTCATAGTTTGTGTGTCAAACCTAACTTCCTTTTGCTGCTGAGAGTTGCAAGACATACAAACCACCAATAAGGCAAGTGAATATTTTTTTTTGACAAAGGTTGTAATAAAACTCATAGACTTGTCTGGTAAAAGATTGTAGTTAAACTGTAGCATGAAGTACTTAACTAAAATAATATTTTTTAATAAATGGTTGTTGCTTTTATCAATTAAAATTTTATTTAATATTTATTCATTTACCATTGAGTTTAAAAGAAGAGTTTAACATGATACTGTTCTAATCGTAAAGCCTCGACTCTGGATCTGGGTTTTCCACACCCTCATCGCTCACACAAGACAAACAAAGCCACAGGAAGAAAGTGGCTTTAATTTTTTATAGGATTTTTCAAAACTCTCTGCTAATTGGTGCAACTATTTGAGGATTTAATGAACATTCTCTTCTGCTTTAATTTCTTTTCTGTGTTTAAGCAAAAAAATTTCTTTTGTATTTTTATTTATAATGATTCTGCAATGATGGAGAAACAATATGAAACTCAATAAAGCACTTGATAAATTTTTTGAACTATTTTCTTATTGATGTTGTAAACGTAGACCTGCTTTATCTGCTTCCATTTTTTTACTGCTTTCAGGATAGCTTAAAATTTCTATATTTACAAAATGCCAAAAAACAGACACAATGTTTCAATATAAGGAGT encodes:
- a CDS encoding glycoside hydrolase family 43 protein yields the protein MSFLCKAQNPIIQTKYTADPAPFVYKDTVFLYVSHDEENAGPGMGKFLMKDWLLYTSVDMVNWTDHGMVASLKDFSWAKQDNGAWAPQCIERNGKFYLYCPIHMNGIGVLVADSPYGPFKDPLGKPLIKNSMDDIDPSVYIDDDKQAYLYWGNPKVYHVKLNEDMISFKGDIVAEQMTIAEFGKRDGHPKRATQYEEGPWFYKRNNLYYMAFASTCCPEGIGYSMSKSPTGPWEYKGSIMDGDSRSSGNHPGIIDYKGKSYLFGFNFRLNFMITDKHHERRSVCVEEFQYNPDGTIPKLPWWSETGVKPAGVLNPFIRTEAETIAWSQGLKTIKGVNGMYVTDIDNGDYIKIQAVDFGKGAKKFEGSIASMSPDAAIEIHLDSPTGTLLGVLKIKTTGGKWVSQSCTVKKHAGIHDLYFVFKRASKGLFDYDWWKFTK
- a CDS encoding helix-turn-helix domain-containing protein yields the protein MKTFKFLKNKYNVELLIDIGTYKDIPFYFFESELHHTDFYELIFFSKGNGYLELDQQRIEISDNTVVFVSPYQKRRWFLDKTKVECYFLFFQDSFLSNFFSDKLFSFRLQFFYNKTKPLYLKVNDDFFKQLTNIIKELLNEVKTFRSDGEHIIRALLNFILIKLNRSYAEHYLLSSETENNSIAFMFKEILQNEVRKIRNIDYYAQQLGISRVTLNKCIKKQFGVTVSEMVNEFILFEIKSLLTYTKLNINEFHINCSSHRQII